The [Eubacterium] siraeum genome contains a region encoding:
- the yqeK gene encoding bis(5'-nucleosyl)-tetraphosphatase (symmetrical) YqeK: MCEKQDKDEQRYAEKYADYVKMLKNTLSKKRFTHSMNVASMCLALAKKHGGDEEKAYLAGLLHDIKKEETPNAMKSQAILSNMDVSDEELYTPALWHAPAGAYHISKNLGIKDIDILNAVRYHTAGRADMSMLEKIVYLGDLTSADRSYKDVEKYREMSFENLDNAMYNALKYSIGETLGKGGLIPPCTIAGYNFYTRIMKAEKSTAERKNPKND; this comes from the coding sequence ATGTGTGAAAAGCAGGATAAGGACGAACAGCGTTATGCCGAAAAATATGCGGACTATGTGAAAATGCTGAAAAATACGCTCTCAAAGAAGCGTTTTACCCACAGTATGAATGTTGCGTCAATGTGTCTGGCACTTGCGAAAAAGCACGGCGGTGACGAGGAAAAGGCATATCTCGCAGGGCTTCTTCACGATATAAAGAAGGAGGAAACTCCGAATGCGATGAAATCGCAGGCGATACTGAGCAATATGGACGTGAGCGACGAGGAGCTTTATACCCCGGCACTGTGGCACGCTCCGGCAGGGGCATATCACATATCGAAAAATCTCGGTATAAAGGATATTGATATTCTGAATGCGGTGCGTTATCACACTGCAGGCAGGGCGGATATGTCGATGCTTGAAAAGATCGTTTACTTAGGTGATCTCACAAGTGCAGACAGAAGCTATAAGGATGTTGAAAAATATCGGGAGATGAGCTTTGAGAATCTTGACAACGCTATGTACAATGCGTTAAAATATTCAATAGGCGAAACGCTGGGTAAGGGCGGACTTATACCGCCGTGTACGATAGCGGGATATAATTTCTACACAAGGATAATGAAGGCTGAAAAAAGCACAGCAGAAAGGAAAAATCCGAAGAATGACTGA
- the rsfS gene encoding ribosome silencing factor: MTDIEILKEGIKALDSKKADDIRILKVRDLTILANYFVIVSGSSSTQVKALADEVDFKLGEKGEEPKSIDGKASGNWIVLDYIDVVFHVFYKETRDFYDLERLWQDAEEVDVKQFLD, encoded by the coding sequence ATGACTGATATAGAGATTCTGAAGGAGGGCATAAAGGCTCTCGATTCTAAGAAGGCAGATGATATAAGAATCCTCAAGGTGCGTGACCTTACAATACTTGCAAATTATTTTGTAATAGTAAGCGGTTCAAGCTCTACGCAGGTAAAGGCACTTGCGGACGAGGTCGATTTTAAGCTCGGTGAAAAGGGCGAGGAGCCTAAGTCGATAGACGGCAAGGCAAGCGGTAACTGGATAGTGCTTGACTATATAGATGTTGTTTTCCACGTTTTCTATAAGGAAACGAGGGATTTCTACGACCTTGAAAGGCTCTGGCAGGACGCTGAGGAAGTTGATGTAAAGCAGTTTCTTGATTGA
- the rpsU gene encoding 30S ribosomal protein S21 has product MAEVRLGKNESLDTALKRFKRSCARDGVLAEVRKREHYEKPSVKRKKKSEAARKRKFK; this is encoded by the coding sequence ATGGCAGAAGTACGTTTAGGCAAAAATGAATCTTTAGATACAGCTCTCAAGCGTTTCAAGAGATCGTGTGCCAGAGACGGCGTCCTCGCAGAGGTTCGTAAAAGAGAACACTACGAAAAACCTTCGGTAAAGCGTAAAAAGAAATCCGAGGCTGCTCGTAAGCGCAAGTTTAAGTAA
- a CDS encoding YqeG family HAD IIIA-type phosphatase, with product MIFKPQIWINSVLDIDEDFLDKYNIKALVLDLDNTLSMHGNPAAENGIPEWLDHMKNIGVPMRIVSNNTNKRVAPLAKKLGLPFTANGCKPLTFGISKAIKIMGVPKKQVAVVGDQIFTDVIAGNIKGAVSVLVEPFHMESAWTFKLKRKAESLFFHRDYSKLETKEKK from the coding sequence ATGATTTTTAAACCGCAGATATGGATAAATTCAGTTCTCGACATAGACGAGGACTTTCTTGATAAATATAATATAAAGGCGCTGGTGCTTGACCTTGACAACACGCTTTCAATGCACGGGAATCCTGCCGCCGAAAACGGCATACCCGAGTGGCTTGATCATATGAAAAACATAGGAGTGCCGATGCGCATAGTGTCGAACAACACAAACAAGCGTGTAGCACCGCTTGCAAAGAAGCTGGGGCTTCCGTTTACGGCAAACGGCTGTAAACCGCTTACATTCGGCATATCAAAGGCTATAAAGATAATGGGCGTGCCGAAAAAACAGGTGGCTGTCGTGGGCGATCAGATATTCACGGATGTTATTGCAGGGAATATCAAGGGGGCGGTGTCGGTGCTTGTTGAGCCTTTCCATATGGAAAGTGCGTGGACGTTCAAGCTGAAAAGAAAAGCAGAGAGTTTATTTTTCCACAGGGACTACTCGAAGCTGGAAACCAAGGAGAAAAAGTAA
- a CDS encoding TIM barrel protein: MAVKFGPGGNSLSFGKRKFPDELPSYLASMGLDCYEIECGRGVRIAAATYEKLPALASGNNITVTLHAPYFISLSSVEAEKRDNSVNYIAESLRAADKLGAAKVVVHSGSCAKITRAEALYLAKQTLAKAVALRQSEGLKAIICPETMGKINQLGTLDEVLELCTLDDEMLPCVDFGHLNARTHGEIKTIDDYSAMLDKIENTLGHDRLSQMHIHFSKIEYTNSGERRHLTFADEIYGPQYEPLCELLAKRNLNCTVICESDGTQAEDASLMKKAYLGYLK, encoded by the coding sequence ATGGCTGTTAAATTCGGGCCGGGCGGCAATTCGCTGAGCTTCGGCAAGAGAAAATTCCCCGACGAGCTTCCGTCGTATCTTGCATCTATGGGGCTTGACTGCTATGAGATTGAGTGCGGCAGGGGAGTCAGAATTGCGGCGGCGACCTATGAAAAGCTGCCTGCGCTTGCAAGCGGGAACAATATAACCGTAACGCTCCACGCTCCGTATTTTATCTCTCTGTCAAGCGTTGAGGCGGAAAAGCGTGACAACAGCGTGAATTATATCGCTGAATCGCTCAGGGCGGCGGATAAGCTGGGTGCGGCAAAGGTTGTGGTACACTCCGGCTCGTGCGCTAAGATTACGAGAGCGGAGGCACTGTATCTTGCGAAGCAGACGCTTGCAAAGGCTGTGGCTTTAAGACAGAGCGAGGGCTTGAAGGCGATTATATGCCCGGAAACTATGGGCAAGATAAATCAGCTCGGAACGCTTGATGAGGTACTGGAGCTGTGTACTCTTGACGATGAAATGCTCCCGTGTGTTGACTTCGGGCATCTGAACGCAAGAACGCACGGCGAAATTAAGACGATAGATGATTATTCTGCGATGCTCGACAAAATCGAGAATACACTCGGACACGACAGGCTTTCACAGATGCACATACATTTCTCGAAGATAGAATATACAAACAGCGGAGAAAGACGGCACCTGACGTTTGCAGACGAGATTTACGGTCCGCAGTATGAGCCGCTGTGCGAGCTTCTGGCAAAGAGAAATCTAAACTGTACGGTTATATGCGAATCTGACGGAACACAGGCTGAGGATGCAAGCCTTATGAAAAAGGCTTATCTCGGCTATTTGAAATAA
- the aroQ gene encoding type II 3-dehydroquinate dehydratase has translation MKILVMNGPNLNLLGEREPSVYGDHSLAAINERLKECAEKNGAEIDFFQSNHEGALIDALHGARAKYNCIIFNAGAYTHYSYAIRDAIAAIKVPVIEVHMSNVHAREEFRHHSVISPVCKGTVAGFGEKSYMMALFYALNMD, from the coding sequence ATGAAGATACTTGTAATGAACGGACCGAATTTAAACCTTCTCGGCGAGCGTGAGCCGTCTGTTTACGGCGACCATTCGCTTGCGGCGATAAACGAAAGGCTGAAGGAATGTGCCGAGAAAAACGGCGCAGAGATAGATTTCTTCCAGTCTAACCACGAGGGCGCATTGATAGACGCACTTCACGGGGCAAGAGCAAAATATAACTGCATTATCTTCAATGCAGGTGCATATACGCATTACAGCTATGCGATAAGGGACGCTATTGCGGCGATAAAGGTACCTGTAATAGAAGTGCATATGTCGAACGTACACGCAAGAGAGGAATTCAGGCATCATTCGGTAATCTCTCCGGTATGCAAGGGCACTGTTGCGGGATTTGGCGAAAAGAGCTATATGATGGCGCTTTTCTATGCGCTGAATATGGACTGA
- a CDS encoding aminopeptidase P family protein gives MVNNGGNIAKLADKLSDERHAALITSDISRRYFCGFTSSAGIILVTKEASYLLIDFRYFDKAKQRVSDCEVILLENAKTQLMNLLIKHGITTVSVESDAMTVTELEKYKANYTFVTFDSSCGLSEMIGKMRIIKTPEEIEKIVKAQRIAERAFSRLLRDIKPGQTEKHVAALLEYYMAEYGSDGKSFDTIAASGVNSASPHAVPTDKKLENGDFLTLDFGATYDGYHSDMTRTIAIGKVTDDMKKMYDAVLFANLDAMKAIRADISGKVADSVARSTLDAWGFGKYFGHGLGHGVGLEIHEAPSASPSSQYTLKEGMILTVEPGAYISGKYGVRTEDMVVVTNDGCRNLTNTTKDLIIID, from the coding sequence ATGGTTAATAATGGCGGTAATATAGCAAAGCTGGCAGACAAACTTTCGGATGAAAGACACGCCGCTCTGATAACATCGGATATAAGCAGGAGATATTTCTGCGGATTCACATCATCGGCGGGAATTATACTTGTCACAAAGGAAGCAAGCTATCTTCTGATTGATTTCCGCTACTTTGACAAAGCAAAGCAACGAGTCAGCGATTGCGAGGTAATATTGCTCGAAAACGCAAAGACCCAGCTTATGAACCTGCTTATAAAGCACGGTATAACCACTGTCAGCGTGGAGAGCGACGCTATGACGGTGACCGAGCTTGAAAAATACAAGGCAAACTATACGTTTGTCACCTTCGACAGCTCGTGCGGGTTATCGGAGATGATCGGGAAGATGAGAATAATAAAGACACCCGAAGAAATCGAGAAGATAGTAAAGGCACAGCGGATAGCCGAAAGAGCTTTTTCAAGACTGCTGCGTGACATAAAGCCGGGACAGACCGAAAAGCACGTTGCGGCACTGCTTGAATATTATATGGCTGAATACGGCTCGGACGGAAAATCGTTTGATACCATTGCGGCATCGGGCGTTAATTCTGCTTCACCTCACGCCGTACCTACGGATAAGAAGCTGGAAAACGGAGATTTTCTGACGCTTGACTTCGGTGCGACCTATGACGGATACCATTCGGATATGACAAGAACCATCGCTATAGGCAAGGTGACGGATGATATGAAGAAGATGTATGACGCTGTTCTTTTTGCTAATCTTGACGCTATGAAGGCGATAAGGGCGGATATAAGCGGAAAGGTGGCAGACAGTGTTGCGAGAAGCACTCTTGACGCATGGGGATTCGGCAAGTATTTCGGTCACGGGCTTGGTCACGGTGTAGGTCTTGAGATACACGAGGCACCGTCGGCATCGCCTTCGTCACAGTATACGCTCAAGGAGGGTATGATACTGACAGTTGAGCCGGGTGCGTATATTTCGGGCAAATACGGAGTGAGAACTGAGGATATGGTGGTTGTCACGAATGACGGCTGTCGTAACCTTACAAATACAACAAAGGATTTAATCATTATAGATTGA
- a CDS encoding glycerol-3-phosphate acyltransferase, with amino-acid sequence MLTGLFFAVSGYLLGSILFASIISKLFHKDIISKSPDKNYGTANAFRYGGVLCGALTLLCDMGKGFLPVFIYMHTENPSEVMLPIVLVAPVIGHILPIFSKFKGGKAIAVTFGSLAGMWPNWTTVLTLCFFFILFMTLIKITPHCYCTIITYCCTTLVSFFIEPVKAVSIGMLMITIACSIKMLSVPEEREKFDVRWLWKH; translated from the coding sequence ATGCTTACAGGCTTGTTTTTTGCGGTTTCGGGCTATCTGCTCGGAAGTATATTGTTTGCAAGCATTATTTCGAAGCTGTTTCACAAGGACATAATATCGAAAAGCCCCGACAAGAACTACGGAACGGCTAATGCGTTCCGTTACGGCGGAGTGTTATGCGGTGCGCTGACGCTGCTTTGCGATATGGGAAAGGGCTTTTTGCCTGTGTTTATTTATATGCACACAGAAAATCCTTCGGAGGTCATGCTACCTATCGTGCTTGTTGCGCCCGTGATAGGACATATACTGCCGATATTCTCGAAGTTTAAAGGCGGAAAGGCTATTGCGGTCACATTCGGCTCTCTTGCGGGCATGTGGCCCAACTGGACTACCGTACTGACACTGTGCTTCTTCTTTATTCTGTTTATGACGCTGATAAAGATAACCCCTCACTGCTACTGCACTATTATCACCTACTGCTGTACAACGCTTGTATCGTTCTTTATAGAGCCTGTGAAGGCGGTGTCGATAGGTATGCTTATGATAACTATTGCCTGCTCGATAAAGATGCTCAGCGTTCCCGAAGAACGTGAGAAGTTCGATGTGAGATGGCTGTGGAAGCACTGA
- a CDS encoding arsenate reductase family protein yields MNIQIFGKAKCFDTKKAERYFKERRIKFQSIDLLSKGMSKGEFNSVSAAVGGYEKLIDTSSKAYKDSTLQYLAYEDDKIKKLLENPAMFKTPIVRNGRQATVGYCPDVWKTWE; encoded by the coding sequence ATGAATATACAGATTTTCGGTAAAGCAAAGTGTTTTGACACAAAAAAGGCGGAGCGTTATTTCAAGGAACGCAGAATAAAGTTCCAGTCGATAGACCTATTATCCAAAGGTATGTCGAAGGGCGAGTTCAACAGCGTGTCGGCGGCTGTCGGCGGCTATGAAAAGCTCATCGACACTTCTTCAAAGGCATATAAGGACAGCACGCTGCAATATCTTGCGTATGAGGACGATAAAATTAAAAAGCTGCTTGAAAATCCTGCGATGTTCAAAACGCCGATAGTGCGAAACGGAAGGCAGGCAACGGTAGGATATTGTCCGGACGTGTGGAAAACGTGGGAATAA
- a CDS encoding sel1 repeat family protein: MSNETFMLTNADMNAVVLKDAGYINRRGAKLYVEGNYRFAVEYYRLAAAMGDMNAVSNLGYCYLYGRDIEQNTSLAIAYFKTAAENGVIDAMYKLGDIYSSDKWNVKDVELSLYYYNIALFHLLGEDEWDVESIVYCEGFQRYPSLCYALGREMSRGGRMNTDIVIAYQLLKHAEKGYRKEIDNGAVMYESSYEGVKELLADSQFDGIRKEYDAYFTGEDYDEETE; encoded by the coding sequence ATGAGCAACGAAACATTTATGCTTACTAATGCAGATATGAATGCGGTGGTGCTTAAAGACGCCGGCTACATAAACAGGAGAGGCGCAAAGCTGTATGTAGAGGGTAATTACAGGTTCGCTGTTGAGTATTACAGGCTGGCGGCGGCAATGGGGGATATGAATGCGGTATCCAATCTCGGATACTGCTATCTTTACGGACGTGATATTGAGCAGAACACGTCTTTGGCAATAGCGTATTTCAAGACCGCCGCTGAAAACGGAGTTATTGATGCAATGTACAAGCTTGGCGATATATATTCCTCTGACAAGTGGAATGTGAAGGACGTGGAATTATCACTGTATTACTATAATATTGCGTTATTTCATTTGCTTGGAGAAGACGAGTGGGATGTTGAATCAATCGTATATTGTGAAGGATTCCAGAGATATCCCAGTCTCTGCTATGCACTTGGCAGAGAGATGTCAAGGGGCGGCAGAATGAATACCGATATAGTAATAGCATATCAGTTATTGAAGCACGCTGAGAAGGGATACCGTAAAGAGATAGACAACGGTGCGGTAATGTATGAATCGTCATACGAAGGCGTGAAGGAGCTTCTTGCCGATTCACAGTTTGACGGGATAAGGAAAGAGTATGACGCTTATTTCACGGGCGAAGATTATGATGAGGAAACGGAATAA
- a CDS encoding PEP-utilizing enzyme, translating into MKVLSGKSLNAFTVSGQAFKFERKITTVSCIHTPSAEDESGRFAAAQQTALEQLHELRDTAVSKVGKQLAKIFDIHMVLTLDDDFSDAVRSIISTQHVNAEYAVSLTSYNFSKIFAAMDDDYMKARSADIHDISDRLVSILSGRKQKSAKDFATGANKIICTEDFLPSEIIQFCENNAQGFLTAFGSSDSHSAILAKSLDIPVIVGLGWDLLNDVRTGDSLTVDGREGTVILNEKSESFVS; encoded by the coding sequence ATGAAAGTATTAAGCGGTAAAAGCCTGAACGCATTTACAGTAAGCGGACAGGCGTTCAAGTTTGAAAGAAAAATCACCACCGTAAGCTGCATACATACGCCAAGTGCAGAAGATGAATCAGGTCGGTTCGCTGCGGCACAGCAGACAGCTCTTGAACAGCTGCACGAGCTGCGTGACACAGCAGTGAGCAAGGTCGGAAAACAGCTTGCGAAAATCTTCGATATACATATGGTTCTGACGCTTGACGACGATTTCAGCGATGCCGTCAGAAGCATTATCTCTACCCAGCACGTCAACGCCGAATACGCAGTATCGCTTACATCCTACAACTTTTCAAAAATCTTCGCCGCAATGGATGACGATTATATGAAGGCACGTTCCGCCGACATTCACGATATATCCGACAGGCTCGTTTCCATTCTTTCGGGCAGAAAGCAAAAAAGCGCAAAGGATTTTGCAACAGGAGCAAACAAAATAATCTGCACGGAGGACTTCCTCCCCAGCGAAATAATACAGTTCTGTGAAAATAACGCACAGGGCTTTCTGACGGCTTTCGGCTCGTCCGATTCGCATTCTGCGATTCTCGCAAAGAGCCTCGATATTCCGGTTATTGTAGGACTTGGCTGGGATTTGCTGAACGATGTACGCACAGGCGACAGCCTGACCGTTGACGGCAGAGAAGGCACGGTAATATTGAACGAAAAAAGCGAGAGCTTCGTTTCCTGA
- a CDS encoding ATP-binding protein — translation MNKLKHKKHFRKPIFIITVIGIILAAGIFSVFSYINTTNAKNVTDRTIEYIRSQCIRYEEITASDLAKSLFRIIDKTQEISRDIADFNDCSIEKLKEFVADLGVTGVIVLDENGTPENEYYTDDTGYNVWQDYIKQKKLTSVAIDTSKTYSDRLFSLPYDADSESDYCYDFAAVTRKDKKGVVFAYLKQSKETINNGQLTLDSLFSGFNLAMNGHIILTDGSKVIATNNDLYKGKTVSECPVINSFAEKSTNDADFVRITDPYGAYYGGMDKCRSYYVYVYYPTKEVYIGSWTATFIFTTLYIILFLAASLIYRVISVRHMREKHITEEKYNEKLLKSAEEARRANAAKSDFLRRMSHDIRTPINVIMGMTEIADKNADDAERQAECRENIRTASGYLLELVNDVLDMGKLESGETYLEHIPFDLYEMFDEIAVLNGHNLQRKNITLTFEHCENLHNKLIGSPLHVKRILMNIIGNAIKYGKNGGYVKVSVSESEFDEKIPDTVVINITCKDNGIGMGENFMKVMFEPFMQENDQARTFYQGTGLGLAIAKRLTENMNGKIDCVSRKNIGTCFTVSLPFETDNSCERTDRSKVTVGEISLEGLTILLAEDNRLNMEITEFLLTNEGANVIKAWNGKEAIEIFELSEEYSIDAVLMDIMMPVTDGITAAKAIRSMERADVATVPIIALTANAFTDDKEKSRSAGMNEHLTKPVDSSKLKSVISGYTGKKDLTLRECYLLAGESYDDLLSRLGCDEKIIYNAVKEFMLDLHYIRLLRAIENRDTETAFKAAHTMKGISANLGFTKMYSAFSLVTEELRSGNIEKAAELMTRATDEYQKIIAAFKRCMLDK, via the coding sequence TTGAATAAATTAAAGCACAAAAAGCACTTTCGCAAGCCGATCTTTATTATAACCGTCATCGGAATAATTCTGGCGGCAGGGATTTTCTCCGTTTTTTCATATATTAATACAACGAATGCAAAAAACGTGACCGACCGCACAATAGAATATATCAGAAGCCAGTGTATCCGCTATGAAGAAATAACTGCGTCCGACCTTGCAAAGAGCCTTTTCAGGATAATCGACAAGACGCAGGAAATAAGCCGTGACATTGCGGATTTCAACGATTGCTCCATCGAAAAACTCAAAGAATTCGTGGCAGATCTCGGCGTCACCGGAGTTATAGTGCTTGACGAAAACGGCACACCCGAAAATGAGTATTACACCGATGATACAGGCTATAACGTGTGGCAGGATTACATAAAGCAGAAAAAGCTGACAAGCGTTGCGATCGATACATCGAAGACCTACTCGGACAGGCTTTTCTCGTTGCCGTATGACGCAGACAGCGAAAGCGATTACTGCTACGACTTTGCGGCGGTCACCAGAAAAGATAAAAAGGGAGTCGTATTCGCCTATCTGAAGCAATCGAAAGAAACTATCAATAACGGTCAGCTGACTCTCGATTCTCTGTTTTCCGGCTTCAACCTTGCAATGAACGGCCATATCATACTGACAGACGGCAGTAAGGTTATAGCCACAAACAACGATTTATACAAGGGTAAAACAGTTTCCGAATGCCCCGTGATAAACAGCTTTGCAGAAAAAAGCACCAATGACGCCGATTTCGTAAGGATAACCGACCCTTACGGCGCTTATTACGGCGGTATGGATAAATGCAGAAGCTACTACGTCTACGTTTACTATCCCACAAAGGAGGTTTATATCGGCAGCTGGACAGCCACCTTCATTTTCACAACGCTTTATATAATACTCTTCCTTGCCGCAAGCCTTATTTACAGGGTAATAAGCGTAAGGCACATGCGTGAAAAACATATCACAGAGGAAAAATACAACGAAAAACTGCTGAAGTCTGCCGAAGAAGCAAGACGTGCGAATGCCGCCAAGAGCGACTTTTTACGGAGAATGAGCCACGATATAAGAACGCCGATAAACGTCATAATGGGAATGACGGAGATTGCCGACAAGAACGCCGACGATGCCGAAAGGCAGGCAGAGTGCAGAGAAAATATCCGTACTGCGTCAGGCTATCTGCTTGAGCTTGTAAACGATGTACTTGATATGGGCAAGCTTGAATCCGGCGAAACCTACCTTGAGCATATTCCCTTCGACCTATATGAGATGTTTGACGAGATTGCCGTCCTTAACGGGCATAACCTTCAGCGAAAGAACATCACGCTTACCTTCGAGCATTGCGAAAACCTTCACAACAAGCTGATAGGAAGCCCTCTGCACGTCAAGCGTATTCTGATGAATATCATAGGCAATGCCATAAAATACGGCAAAAACGGAGGCTATGTAAAGGTTTCCGTCAGCGAATCCGAGTTTGACGAAAAAATTCCCGATACGGTTGTTATAAATATAACGTGTAAGGACAACGGCATCGGTATGGGCGAAAACTTTATGAAGGTAATGTTCGAGCCGTTTATGCAGGAAAACGATCAAGCCAGGACCTTCTATCAGGGTACGGGACTCGGTCTTGCTATAGCCAAAAGGCTTACCGAAAATATGAACGGCAAGATTGATTGCGTAAGCCGCAAGAACATCGGCACCTGCTTCACAGTAAGCCTGCCGTTTGAAACGGATAATTCGTGCGAACGCACCGACAGGAGCAAAGTCACCGTCGGAGAAATCTCGCTCGAAGGACTTACAATACTGCTCGCAGAGGATAACAGGCTGAATATGGAAATAACCGAATTCCTCCTTACAAACGAGGGTGCCAACGTCATAAAAGCGTGGAACGGCAAAGAAGCAATCGAGATTTTCGAGCTATCCGAAGAATACAGCATAGACGCTGTGCTGATGGATATAATGATGCCGGTAACAGACGGCATCACCGCAGCAAAGGCAATACGTTCAATGGAACGTGCGGATGTTGCCACCGTTCCTATAATCGCACTTACAGCAAACGCTTTCACCGATGACAAAGAAAAGTCACGCAGTGCAGGAATGAACGAGCATCTGACAAAGCCCGTAGACTCGTCAAAGCTGAAAAGCGTAATTTCCGGATACACCGGCAAAAAGGATCTCACACTGAGAGAATGCTACCTTCTTGCAGGCGAAAGCTATGACGATCTGCTTTCCCGTCTTGGTTGCGATGAAAAGATAATATATAATGCGGTAAAGGAATTTATGTTAGACCTGCATTACATAAGGCTTCTGCGTGCAATTGAAAACCGTGATACCGAAACCGCCTTCAAGGCCGCCCACACAATGAAAGGTATCTCGGCAAACCTCGGGTTCACTAAAATGTACTCTGCGTTCTCCCTTGTCACAGAAGAACTGCGTTCAGGCAATATTGAAAAGGCCGCAGAGCTTATGACCCGTGCAACCGATGAATATCAGAAGATAATTGCCGCTTTCAAAAGATGTATGCTCGATAAATAG
- a CDS encoding transporter substrate-binding domain-containing protein → MKRFDFKTQARIFIKCTAAAVLSLAFILSGCSDKSAVSSDALPVIIIGSDEYEPYNFSDKNGNPAGIDVEIASEAFLRMGYKAQFKNIVWDEKDEMLADGKVDCLWGCFSMNGREDKYRWVGPYMNSRQAVAVRADSNIYALSDLSGKKVAVQSSSKPEEILSQNSADIPQVSGLYCFVRTEYIFAALRKNYVDAVAGHEYMLRVFINESDNKYRLLDESLLLSKLGIAFAKDNDSALPEKLRATLYDMKNDGTLAKIAVKYGLDPNTALGGITLE, encoded by the coding sequence ATGAAAAGATTTGATTTCAAGACACAGGCAAGAATATTCATAAAATGCACCGCAGCCGCAGTTTTAAGCTTGGCTTTCATATTAAGCGGCTGCTCCGATAAAAGCGCTGTATCGTCAGACGCTCTGCCCGTGATAATTATAGGCAGTGACGAATACGAGCCGTACAACTTCAGCGATAAAAACGGCAATCCTGCAGGCATAGACGTGGAGATTGCAAGCGAGGCATTTCTCAGAATGGGCTACAAGGCACAGTTTAAAAACATTGTCTGGGACGAAAAGGATGAAATGCTCGCTGACGGCAAGGTCGATTGCCTGTGGGGGTGCTTTTCGATGAACGGCAGAGAAGACAAGTACCGATGGGTCGGACCTTATATGAACAGCAGACAGGCTGTAGCCGTCAGAGCCGACAGCAATATCTACGCTCTGTCCGACCTCAGCGGAAAAAAAGTTGCCGTGCAGTCAAGCTCCAAGCCCGAAGAAATACTCTCACAAAATAGCGCCGATATTCCGCAGGTAAGCGGACTTTACTGCTTTGTCAGAACCGAATACATTTTTGCCGCCCTGCGTAAGAATTATGTTGATGCCGTCGCAGGCCACGAGTATATGCTCCGTGTTTTCATAAACGAGTCGGACAATAAATACAGATTGCTTGACGAAAGCCTTCTGCTGTCAAAGCTGGGCATCGCCTTTGCAAAGGACAACGACTCCGCACTTCCCGAAAAGCTGAGAGCAACGCTCTATGATATGAAAAATGACGGCACACTGGCGAAGATTGCCGTAAAATACGGACTTGACCCAAATACCGCACTCGGAGGTATAACCCTTGAATAA